The following are encoded together in the Daucus carota subsp. sativus chromosome 5, DH1 v3.0, whole genome shotgun sequence genome:
- the LOC108221194 gene encoding protein LATERAL ORGAN BOUNDARIES-like: MAASFNIIRYNYSACAACKLLKRKCLPDCIFAPHFPPEELQKFISVHKIFGTSNVAKLLNKVLPHQREETVSSLSYEAEARLRDPVYGCVGTISILQLQVERLQKELDQANAELGSYASGHHPDICGSSTTATGGTGGGLWDARAPSNLEKIVYNFFQYPQN; encoded by the coding sequence ATGGCGGCTTCCTTCAATATTATAAGATACAATTACTCAGCGTGTGCTGCGTGCAAGCTCTTGAAGAGAAAATGCCTACCAGATTGCATCTTTGCCCCTCACTTTCCACCTGAAGAGctccaaaaatttataagtgtGCACAAAATCTTTGGCACGAGCAACGTAGCTAAGCTCTTGAACAAGGTACTCCCTCATCAAAGAGAAGAGACAGTGAGTTCTCTGTCCTATGAAGCAGAGGCACGACTGAGAGATCCTGTTTACGGTTGCGTTGGTACTATTTCTATTCTGCAATTACAAGTTGAGCGGCTTCAAAAGGAACTCGACCAGGCTAATGCAGAATTGGGCAGTTATGCTAGTGGTCATCATCCCGATATATGTGGCAGTAGTACTACTGCCACCGGTGGAACTGGAGGGGGGCTATGGGATGCTAGAGCCCCTTCTAACCTCgaaaaaatagtatataatttttttcaataccCGCAGAATTAg